Proteins encoded together in one Erinaceus europaeus chromosome 11, mEriEur2.1, whole genome shotgun sequence window:
- the LOC103125518 gene encoding late cornified envelope protein 6A, with protein sequence MSQQNQQSWETPRAPMCSRPQWPSPCPTPCPASCAPCSGGCDSASQRPQDVNWAGTKRMRRRQPRCLRGGTTYRIKEEEC encoded by the coding sequence ATGTCCCAGCAGAACCAGCAATCTTGGGAAACTCCTCGTGCACCCATGTGCTCCCGTCCTCAGTGGCCAAGCccctgcccaactccctgccctGCCTCCTGTGCTCCCTGTTCCGGAGGCTGTGATTCTGCTTCCCAAAGACCTCAGGATGTGAACTGGGCGGGCACCAAAAGGATGCGCAGAAGGCAGCCTCGCTGCCTTCGGGGAGGCACCACTTACCGCATCAAGGAGGAAGAATGCTAG